The sequence GATGGGTAGCAGCTGGGTGCGGTCCTGCTTTTTGGCATGGCGCTCGCGCACCTGATCGTATTCCTGCTTGAGCCGGGCCAGGTAGGGCTCGCGCAGCTCGGCGCTGAGCAGGCTGCCGGCCACCCCCACGGCGCGGGAAGCGTCGGTGACGTACACCACCGGCCCCGAATAGTGGGGATCGATCTTGACCGCGGTGTGGACCCTGGAGGTGGTGGCGCCGCCGATCATCAGCGGGATGTCGAACCCCTGCCGCTCCATCTCCTTGGCCACATGAACCATCTCGTCCAGGGACGGGGTGATGAGACCGGACAGGCCGATGATGTCCACCTGCGCCTCTTTGGCCTTGTGGAGGATCTGGTCGGCGGGCACCATCACCCCCAGGTCCACCACCTCGAAGCCGTTGCATTGCAGCACCACGCCGACGATGTTCTTGCCGATGTCGTGGACATCGCCCTTGACCGTGGCCATGAGGATCTTGCCGGCGGTCTCCCCCTCCTTGCGCTCGGCCTCCAGATAGGGGAACAGATAGGCCACCGCCTTCTTCATCACCCGGGCGGATTTGACCACCTGGGGCAGGAACATCTTGCCGGCCCCGAAAAGATCCCCGACCACGTTCATCCCCGCCATCAGGGGCCCTTCGATCACCGCCAGGGGGCTACCGAGCTTGCGGTAGGCCTCCTCGGTGTCCTCGTCGATGTGGTCGGTGATGCCCTTGACCAGAGCGTGTTCGAGGCGCTTTTCCACCGGCCAGCTACGCCATTCGGCGTCCTCCTTGGCGGTCGCGGCGCCTTCGCCGCGGTATTTCTCCGCCATTTCCAGCAGGCGCTCGTCGGCGTCTGGGCGGCGGCACAGGATCACGTCCTCGATGGCCTCGCGCAGGTCCCGGGGCACTTCTTCATAAATGGCCAGCTGCCCGGCGTTGACGATGCCCATGTCGAGGCCGGCTTTGATGGCGTGGTAGAGGAACACCGCGTGAATGGCCTCGCGCACGTAGTCGTTGCCGCGGAAGGAGAAGGAGACGTTGGAGATGCCGCCGGAGGTCTTGGCGTGGGGCAGATCCCGCTTGATCGCCGCCACCGCCTCGATGAAGTCCAACCCGTAACGGCGGTGTTCGGGAATGCCGGTGGCAACGGCGAACACGTTGGGATCGAAGATGATGTCCTCGGGCGGAAAATCGAGCTTTTCCCGCAGCAGCCGGTAGGCGCGGGTGCAAATTTCTACCTTGCGTTCGAAGGTGTCGGCCTGGCCCTGCTCGTCGAAGGCCATCACCACCACCGCCGCCCCGTATTTCCGCGCCAGGCGGGCGTGTTCCAGGAAGGTTTCCTCGCCCTCCTTCAGGGAAATGGAGTTGATGACGCCCTTGCCCTGGATGCACTGCAGGCCGGCCTCGATCACGGCCCACTTGGAGGAGTCGATCATCACCGGCACCCGGGCGATGTCGGGTTCGGCGGCCACCAGATTGAGAAATTTGACCATCGCCGTCTTGGAGTCGAGCATGCCCTCGTCCATGTTGACGTCGATCATCTGGGCGCCGTTTTCCACCTGCTGCTTGGCCACCTCCAGGGCGGTGTCGTAGTCCTCGGCCTGAATCAGGCGGCGGAAACGGGCCGAACCTGTGACGTTGGTGCGCTCGCCGATGTTGACGAACAGGGAATCGGCATCGATGTTGAGTGGTTCCAACCCGGACAGCCGGGTGGCCACCTTAGGCTTGGGTACCTGCCGCGGTGACAGACCGGCCACCGCCTCGCCGATGGCGCGGATGTGGTCCGGGGTGGTGCCGCAACAGCCGCCGACGATGTTGAGAAAGCCAGCCTCGGCCCACTCGCGGATCTCTGCGGCCATGTCTTCCGGGGTCAGGTCGTAGCCGCCGAACTCGTTGGGAAGCCCCGCGTTGGGATGGGCGGAGACGAAGGCATCCACGTAGCCGGAGATCTCCTCCACGTACTGGCGCAGCTCGTCCGGCCCCAGGGCGCAGTTGAAGCCGAAGGACAGGGGCCGGGCGTGGCGCAGGGAATTCCAGAAGGCTTCTGCGGTCTGGCCCGACAGGGTGCGGCCGGAGGCGTCGGTGATGGTGCCGGAGATCATGATCGGCAGCTGGCTGCCGGTGCGCTCGAAATGGTCCAACACCGCGAACACCGCCGCCTTGGCGTTGAGGGTGTCGAACACGGTCTCGATCAGGATCAGATCGGCGCCGCCTTCGATCAGCCCCGCCAGGGCCTCGGCGTAGGCGTCCACCAGCTCCCTGAAGGTGACGTTGCGGAAGCCGGGATCGTTGACGTCGGGGGAGATGGAGGCGGTGCGGTTGGTGGGACCGAGCACCCCGGCGACGAAGCGGGGCTTGTCGTCGGTGGCAAATTCATCCGCCGCCTGCCGGGCCAGGCGCGCCGAGGCCAGGTTGATCTCCCGCGCCAGATTCTCCATCCCGTAGTCCGCCAGGCTGATGCGGTTGGCGTTGAAGGTGTTGGTTTCGATGATGTCGGCCCCGGCCTGGAGATAGCGGCGGTGGATCTCGCCGATGATCTCCGGGCGGGTCAAGGACAGAAGGTCGTTGTTGCCCTTCAGATCCGAAGGCCAGTCGGCGAAACGCGCGCCGCGGTAGTCGGCCTCGGTCAGGCCGTACCTCTGGATCATGGTGCCCATGGCGCCGTCGAGAAGCAGGATGCGGCGCTGCAGTTGCTGGCGGATGCGGGTGGAAACGGAATCGGTCATGGTCGATCGCGGTCTTGTATGGATGGAACCGGGGAACTTTACCACGGGTTTTCGGGAGGATTGCCTCAATTTTTACCGGCAGTTTTGCGATAATGACAACGGTTTGCACAACCAAAAGAACGATCCAGCCAGGAGAACTACCATGCACAAACCCATCAGTCTCGTCTTACTCGCCGCCCTTCTGGGCATCGCCAGCGTGAGCCAGGCGGTTACGATCCGCAAACAGGCCGCCGCCGCCGACAAGAGCGACCGCAATCCGGTCTGTCTTCAGGACGCCAAGCCCATCCTGGGCAAATGGACCCTGGTGGAAGTCGCCCCCCGGGCGACCGGTCAGCGCATCGCCGAGAACCGCACCTGGGATTTCCGTCCTGACGGCACCCTGGTGACTTCCGGCTACAACCGCCACTTCAAACGCAACGACACCCAGACCTTCCACTACGAGATCGAAAACTGCATGATCGTCAGCGATGTGCCCGGCCGTCCCGGCAAGAAGCTGCGTTACCGGGTCTACGACCTGCAGAACGACCGCATGGTTCTGCAGGGCGGTGTCGAAGGTTTCTACTTCTTCAAGCGTCAATAACCTTTTCCAGTCTGGGAGGCTACAACCATGTCCAACGAAACCGAAACGCTTCAGAGCAAGTACAAAAGCGATCTCATCATGTGGGCCGGGATCGGCGTGGTGAGCGTCATCTTCATCGTCATCTTCTCGGTCTTCACCACCACCTCGCCCATCGACCTGGCCAAGAAGATCCTCAGCGCCATCCTGATCATGTTCCTGCCCGGTTACGTGATCGTCAAACTGTATCTGGACGATCTCAAACTGAGCCGGAACCCGGCGGTGGACAAGTTCATCCTCTCCTTCGGCCTGTCGATGGTGACGGTGCAGTCGCTGTCGTTTCTGGTCAACTACTTCGCCGTCTATGGCGAAAACCTGGACCAGGAAGTGAGGATTCAGGTCGAGAACCTGATCCCACCGATGATCGTGACCCTGGTGATCGCCACTGCCGTGGGCCTGAAGTTCTTCTCGAACAAGATCGCCGCCCAGTGGGAGAAGCTCAACGGCTGGTTCCAAGCCAAAATGGGCGAGATGGGTTCAACCCTGCTGCTGGTACTCGCCACCGCCCTGGCCCTGGCCACGCTGCTGGGCATTCTGCGGTTGACCCTCTACATCGCCATGAAGGTCATGGGGATCCAACCCTACTGAGCTTTCCAAACTACTTTGGAACCAGAACAGGCGGGCCTGCAGGCCCGCCTTTTTCATTCTCCAGTACAGCCAGCCTACAATACTGGCGATTCGTGGATTTGATCCACATCAAAACGCCGACCGGCCAAGATCCTATAATTGGAGCCAGACGTGTTGCAGCCATCGTGACGGGGTGGATTTGAAGGCGGTCAGAGACTGTGGCCGCCTTTTCTGTACAAAAAAGGCGGATCTTGCGATCCGCCTTTTCGCTTCCGGATACCGGGGAGGCTCAGGCTTCCGGCTGCACCACCACTTTGACGGTGGCGGTAACGTCCGGATGGAGCCGCAGCTCCACCTCGTATTCGCCGGTCTGGCGCAGCGGCCCTTCCGGCAGCAGCACCTCCTGACGCGATACCGACACCCCGGCGGCGGTGATGGCCTCGGCCAGATTCTGGGTGCCGATGGAACCGTAGAGCTTGCCTTCCGGACCTGCCTTCTGGGTGATGACCACCTCCAACTCGGCCAGTTTTTCGGCCCGCTCCCGGGCCGCTTGCAACGCCTCGGCGGCCTTGCGTTCCAGTTCCGCCCGGCGCTGCTCGAACTCGGCAATGCGCTCGGGCGTGGCCCGTACGGCCTTGCCCTGGGGAATCAGGTAGTTGCGGGCATAGCCGGGCTTGACGTCAACCCGGTCGCCCAGATCGCCCAGATTGGCGATTTTTTCAAGCAGAATCACTTCCATGGGTCTTGTACCTCGAAGTCAATGAATTATTCAGCCGGCAAAAAACGGCTGCGCCAGTCGAACCAGGCATCGCTCAGGCCCACCAGCGCCAGCGGCAGGAAAACGTGGGGCACCAGCGCCATCAGAATGTAAAGGCCATAGAGCCAACCGCGCATGTTGCGGGCGGCGAGGATGGCGTGCAGGACGGCGACGCCGGCGAACACGTAGAGGACGAAAAGCACGATCCCTACGTTCACCAGCACCTCGTGCAGCTTGCCGTCGGCAAACGTCCCCAGCACCACCAGGGCGAGCGTGAACCAGGCCAGGGAGGGGCGCAAGCGCAACGTCAGAAATTCCCGGCGGAAACCACCGGGATTGTAGAGCAGCGCCTGCCACCAGCGTCCCCAGATCAAACTCAGGGCCAGACTGGAAACCATCCCGGCCGCCATGATGCCGGTCATGTAACGAGTCATGGTCACCAGCTG comes from Methylomarinovum tepidoasis and encodes:
- the metH gene encoding methionine synthase; amino-acid sequence: MTDSVSTRIRQQLQRRILLLDGAMGTMIQRYGLTEADYRGARFADWPSDLKGNNDLLSLTRPEIIGEIHRRYLQAGADIIETNTFNANRISLADYGMENLAREINLASARLARQAADEFATDDKPRFVAGVLGPTNRTASISPDVNDPGFRNVTFRELVDAYAEALAGLIEGGADLILIETVFDTLNAKAAVFAVLDHFERTGSQLPIMISGTITDASGRTLSGQTAEAFWNSLRHARPLSFGFNCALGPDELRQYVEEISGYVDAFVSAHPNAGLPNEFGGYDLTPEDMAAEIREWAEAGFLNIVGGCCGTTPDHIRAIGEAVAGLSPRQVPKPKVATRLSGLEPLNIDADSLFVNIGERTNVTGSARFRRLIQAEDYDTALEVAKQQVENGAQMIDVNMDEGMLDSKTAMVKFLNLVAAEPDIARVPVMIDSSKWAVIEAGLQCIQGKGVINSISLKEGEETFLEHARLARKYGAAVVVMAFDEQGQADTFERKVEICTRAYRLLREKLDFPPEDIIFDPNVFAVATGIPEHRRYGLDFIEAVAAIKRDLPHAKTSGGISNVSFSFRGNDYVREAIHAVFLYHAIKAGLDMGIVNAGQLAIYEEVPRDLREAIEDVILCRRPDADERLLEMAEKYRGEGAATAKEDAEWRSWPVEKRLEHALVKGITDHIDEDTEEAYRKLGSPLAVIEGPLMAGMNVVGDLFGAGKMFLPQVVKSARVMKKAVAYLFPYLEAERKEGETAGKILMATVKGDVHDIGKNIVGVVLQCNGFEVVDLGVMVPADQILHKAKEAQVDIIGLSGLITPSLDEMVHVAKEMERQGFDIPLMIGGATTSRVHTAVKIDPHYSGPVVYVTDASRAVGVAGSLLSAELREPYLARLKQEYDQVRERHAKKQDRTQLLPIFEARRNRFQDDWTGYRPPAPKRPGIHVLDDYPLDRLVPYIDWTPFFHAWELAGSYPKILDDEIVGAEARRLLADARRMLERIVAEKWLKARAVFGLFPAQSRGDDIAVQTGAGEVMLHHLRQQHRKPAGQPNYCLADFIAPEASGVQDWIGAFAVNAGIGIDRHIERFEAEHDDYRAILLKALADRLAEAFAEHLHERVRREFWGYAPDEQLSNEDLIAEKYRGVRPAPGYPACPDHTEKRTLFDLIQAEKNAGLVLTESFAMVPTAAVSGWYFSHPQAVYFNVGRIGRDQVEDYARRKGWTLEEAEKWLAPNLAYTPD
- the rplI gene encoding 50S ribosomal protein L9, coding for MEVILLEKIANLGDLGDRVDVKPGYARNYLIPQGKAVRATPERIAEFEQRRAELERKAAEALQAARERAEKLAELEVVITQKAGPEGKLYGSIGTQNLAEAITAAGVSVSRQEVLLPEGPLRQTGEYEVELRLHPDVTATVKVVVQPEA